The genomic stretch TTGGCCACAACTTCCTCAAACTCTTCCAGCGTCAGGCCACGCTCATTCCGCACCCGCTCGATTTCCTTGTCGAGAATATCGTCGGATATCAGGATGGAAAACCTGTTCACTTCCTGCTGGATGAGAACGTCATTGACGAGGCCGTCCAGGGCCTTCCTCTTCATTTCCTGAACCTGGGCCTGCTCCTTCGGAGAAAGCTGGCGATCCTTGATCTGCTGGTACAGAGGCTTCAACTCCTGATCCAGATCGTACTGGGTCACGATGGAGTCGTTGATCTTCACCAGGATGCGGTCCACGACCACATCCTCGGACCAGGCCGTCAAAGGACATACCAAGAGCATGGCTCCCAAGAACAAGGAAAAGACTTTTTCCACGCATTCACTCCTTGAATCGCGGGGAGAATCGTCCGTCTCCCGCGGATTGTTGTCGAATCCTAGTCGCTTTGTGCGGACTATGCAATGAACGGGCTCAGATGCCCGTATCCGTGCCGACCTGATCCATGGGGATGGTTTCGTCGGCCGGTTCCTGATCGGTCATGCCGTCCTGCGGCATGGTTTGTTCGATCTCCTGATCCTCCGGGGCTTCCGGCTCCATGACGGCGGATTCCGGAGCTTCACTCCCGCTATCCTCAGGCTGCATGGCCGATTCCAGAAGATGCCCGCTGACCTTGATGTCCGCCTTGGCGAGAACGCCGGAAAGCCATTCTTCGAAGGCGTTCTGCAATTTCTTCTCGAGCAGGGCCTCCTCAACCAGCGGATAGGCCTGGGCCGGAGGCAAAACTTTGGCCTCGCTGCGCTCAAGCAGAACCAGCGCCTCGAAGCCGAAACGGTCGGTAAGCACGTCGCTCGCCTGCCCCGCCTTGAGCCCGGCAAGCGCGTTTCGCCACGGAGCGGACAACCGCCCTTCGCGAACCATGACTTCCCTGGTCTCAACTTCGCCGAAGGACGTGGCCAGATTCATCTGGTCATGGTCCTTGAGATATTTTTCGACGGCCTTGACCACAAGCTCCCGGCTCGGACCGCGAACCACAAGGATGCGCAGGCTTTCCGGCAGATAGAAATCGGAGATGTGATCGCGGTAGTATTTCTCGGCTTCCTTGTAGTCGATCTTGATCTGCGGCCGAAGGACCTGCTGGAAGAACTTTTTCTGCGCGAGATAGTAGCGCAACTGCCTCCGCCAGGACTTGAGGTCGATATACTCCTCGACAAGGACCTGCTCGAAGGCGCCCTCGGGGTAATCCGCGCGCACCGTCTCCTCGGCCTCGCGCAACTCCTCGTCGGTCACGGCCAGATCACGGCCGGCCAGTTCCTGGACCACCAGTTCCTGAACAATGAGATCGGAAAGGATTTCGCCGTATTCGTTGCGCAGCTTCGCAACGCTGGGCACATAGGCCCCGACGTTGTCCTCCTGGAACTGATCGTGCTGAAATTCGAGCTGGGTCAGGTAGATGGGCGCGCCGTTGACGCGGGCCACGATGCCCATGTCGTCCGCGTCGCCTGCGCAACCGGCCAGCAGGGCCGCGAAGAGAAACAGTATGGCTGCTGTATGACGTCTCATTTTCACTCGTTATCCGCCGTTCGGCGGTACGGTTTCGGCATCAAGGATGCCCTCCAGGTCCGCTGCGGCGTTTTCCAGCGCCTCCCGCATGGAGCGCGCGTCTTCATATCGGATTTCCAACTTGGCCGGAGGAATGAGCCTGGCCGTCTCTCCCCGCTCGCCGACCCAACGGATAAGCTTCTCGGGATTGACCGCGATGGCGTTGTCCTTCCAGGTAATGACCGCCCGGCCAGGATACAGCTCCGCCCTTGCGGCCTGCAATCGGGACAGAGTCCGCTTGAGCCGCAGTACGCCGAAGAAAGCGTCCAGCTCTTCGGGCATCGGCCCGAAGCGGTCGCGAATCTCGGCTTCGTATTCACGCAGTTCCATATCCGACACGGCCGAGGAAAGACCCCTGTAGTAACGAAGCCGCTCCCGCGAATCCGGGATATACCCGCCGGGGATATGCGCCTCGAACACGAAATTGAGCTCCGGGTCCGAAGCCCTGGCGTGCTCCTCGCCGCGTAGACGCGCGACCTCCTCCTCAAGCATTTCGAGAAAGAGATCGAGACCGATCTTGGCTATCTGCCCGGACTGGGCCTCGCCCAGGATATTGCCTGCGCCGCGAAGGCGCAAGTCCTCCATGGCCACCTTGAATCCTGCCCCCAGATAATCCATGTCCAGAATGATGCGCAAGCGTTTGCGCACGATTTCGGAAATATCCTTGATGGAAGGGACCACGAAATACGCATAGGCCTGCCGCTCGCTTCGCCCCACCCTTCCCCTAAGCTGGTAGAGCTGTCCCAGGCCGAAAAGCTGCGCCTGGTCGACAATCAGGGTGTTGGCGTTGGGGAAGTCCAGCCCGGACTCGACGATGGCGGTGCAAACAAGCACATCCAGCTCGCCGTGCCAGAAGTCGCGCATGGATTCTTCCAGCGCCTTCTCGCTCATCCGGCCGTGGGCCATACCGACCTTGGCGTCCGGGACCAGGCCGCGAACGAATTCGGCCACCCGTTCCAGGCCGTTGACCCGGTTGTACACCCAGTACACCTGGCCGCCCCGGTCCAATTCCCGGCGCAGCACCGCCTTGAGCTCCAGTTCGTCGCGCTCAGTGATGCCCGTTTCCACGGGTTTGCGGTCAACGGGCGGAGTCTCGATGACGGACAGCCCGCGGATGCCGGAAAGCGACAATTGCAGGGTCCTCGGAATGGGCGTGGCCGTCAGCGTAAGAACGTCTATATTCTGCCTGAAATGCTTGAGCTTTTCCTTGTGCTTGACCCCGAACCGCTGCTCTTCGTCGAGAATGAGCAGTCCGAGATTGGGCAATTCGACGTCCTTGGACAGAATGCGGTGCGTGCCGATGAGAATATCTATTTCTCCCCGGGCCGCGGCTTCGAGCACGGTCTTCTGCCGCTTGGCAGTGACGAACCGGCTGAGCAGCCCCACGCGCACGGGGAATCCCTCCACGCGCTTGGTGAACGTCTGATAATGCTGCTCGGCCAGAACCGTGGTCGGGCACAGCAACGCCGTCTGACGGCCTTCCTGGGCCGCGCGGAAAGCGGCGCGCAGGGCCACCTCGGTCTTGCCGAAGCCCACGTCGCCGCAAACCAGCCGGTCCATGGGCTCGGGTTTCTCCATGTCCCGAAACACGTCGTTGACGGCCTTTTCCTGGTCCGGGGTCTCTTCGAAACCGAAAGTAGCCTCGAACTCGGCGTACATTTCATCCAAGGGACCATAGCCGAACCCCTTGGCAACCCGGCGGAAGGCGTACATCTCCACGAGTTCGTGGGCGATCTTCTCGATCGCCTTCCGCACCTTCGAAGTGGTCTTCGCCCACCGGCTGCCGCCGAGCTTGTCGAGCGAGGGCTGCTTGGCTCCCTCCGGCCCCTTGAAGCGCTGGACCAGATTAAGCCGGTCCACGGGAAGATAGAGCTTGTCCTCGCCGGAAAAATACAGAAGCAGATAGTCGTTTGCCCCTTCGCCGAGAGACATATGATGCAGCCCGCCGAACTGGGACAACCCGTAATCCCGATGGACGAGCAGATCGCCTTCGGACAGGTCGTCGTACCGCTCCAGTCCCTTGAACGCCTTGTCCCGTCCGACATGCACCCTGGCGGCCTGGGGCTGGATGACCTCCTCGCCCAGAATGCGGGTCCGGTTCCAGCCGATTTCCATGCCCTTGCGCAGCGGCGAAACCAGGGCGAAAAGCCCCTGCCGGTCCGGGGCGTACTCCAGGCCGATGGACAGGTTCTCCTGCACGGCAAGATTTAGGAACTTGGTCCTGGACCGCTCGGTACGGAAACTCAGAATGGTCGTCTCACCGGCGGCCTGCCACTCCTTGAGACCGCCCATGAGGGCCGCCCACGGCCGCCGCGACGCCTCGGGACGCCAAAAGATATCCGAGAAATCGCTGTACGGCGTCTCGGGCAGCTCAATGCCGACCTTCTCCCTTCCGATGGTCAGCTCCTCAAAGACGATCTGGCGGGCGGCGCTCCACGCCTTGCGGCTCACGTCATGGGAACGGACGACGAACCGGCGCGGCAGGCTGATGCCCTTGTCATGCTCCTCGTCCTTCAGGAAATCACGCCACGCCTGCTCGCGATCCTCAAGCCGCGCGCGCAGGGTCCCGCCCGAAGAAAGCAGCCAGGCCGCATCCCGGGGCAGATAGGCTTCAAGCCCCACCGGCGAA from Desulfovibrio sp. Fe33 encodes the following:
- a CDS encoding peptidylprolyl isomerase, which produces MRRHTAAILFLFAALLAGCAGDADDMGIVARVNGAPIYLTQLEFQHDQFQEDNVGAYVPSVAKLRNEYGEILSDLIVQELVVQELAGRDLAVTDEELREAEETVRADYPEGAFEQVLVEEYIDLKSWRRQLRYYLAQKKFFQQVLRPQIKIDYKEAEKYYRDHISDFYLPESLRILVVRGPSRELVVKAVEKYLKDHDQMNLATSFGEVETREVMVREGRLSAPWRNALAGLKAGQASDVLTDRFGFEALVLLERSEAKVLPPAQAYPLVEEALLEKKLQNAFEEWLSGVLAKADIKVSGHLLESAMQPEDSGSEAPESAVMEPEAPEDQEIEQTMPQDGMTDQEPADETIPMDQVGTDTGI
- the mfd gene encoding transcription-repair coupling factor, with product MPAIYPKDIADFMAGTGDSVRVFKSGPGSQALLAGSLLAAGTDVVLVVPGVAEFREMRALLNLLSRGQRTGPEQPAWEREWVFLPPYHSRNPESQGWSERWAALFGLVYRDGPRGVLMTADNLLPHWPDETVLRENWATLAKGEEMSPDILLEQLVSWGYVRRKLVSDPGDMAMRGDILDIHAPGYELPVRLEFFGDVLEEIRLFDPASQRSRMDLDEAVLLPVAPCITTGDRTFRARDKWEKLRKTGEISAAQEQALSERLDRDDGFIWPGLFYDSPVGLEAYLPRDAAWLLSSGGTLRARLEDREQAWRDFLKDEEHDKGISLPRRFVVRSHDVSRKAWSAARQIVFEELTIGREKVGIELPETPYSDFSDIFWRPEASRRPWAALMGGLKEWQAAGETTILSFRTERSRTKFLNLAVQENLSIGLEYAPDRQGLFALVSPLRKGMEIGWNRTRILGEEVIQPQAARVHVGRDKAFKGLERYDDLSEGDLLVHRDYGLSQFGGLHHMSLGEGANDYLLLYFSGEDKLYLPVDRLNLVQRFKGPEGAKQPSLDKLGGSRWAKTTSKVRKAIEKIAHELVEMYAFRRVAKGFGYGPLDEMYAEFEATFGFEETPDQEKAVNDVFRDMEKPEPMDRLVCGDVGFGKTEVALRAAFRAAQEGRQTALLCPTTVLAEQHYQTFTKRVEGFPVRVGLLSRFVTAKRQKTVLEAAARGEIDILIGTHRILSKDVELPNLGLLILDEEQRFGVKHKEKLKHFRQNIDVLTLTATPIPRTLQLSLSGIRGLSVIETPPVDRKPVETGITERDELELKAVLRRELDRGGQVYWVYNRVNGLERVAEFVRGLVPDAKVGMAHGRMSEKALEESMRDFWHGELDVLVCTAIVESGLDFPNANTLIVDQAQLFGLGQLYQLRGRVGRSERQAYAYFVVPSIKDISEIVRKRLRIILDMDYLGAGFKVAMEDLRLRGAGNILGEAQSGQIAKIGLDLFLEMLEEEVARLRGEEHARASDPELNFVFEAHIPGGYIPDSRERLRYYRGLSSAVSDMELREYEAEIRDRFGPMPEELDAFFGVLRLKRTLSRLQAARAELYPGRAVITWKDNAIAVNPEKLIRWVGERGETARLIPPAKLEIRYEDARSMREALENAAADLEGILDAETVPPNGG